The following coding sequences are from one Betaproteobacteria bacterium window:
- the map gene encoding type I methionyl aminopeptidase produces MGIQIKTPEAIEKMRVAGRLAAEVLDYIEPFVKAGITTDELDRLCHNYMVDVQGCVPAPLNYAPAGYKPYPKSICTSVNHQVCHGVPGDKALKNGDIVNLDITTIKDGYHGDTSRMFVVGEGSIQARRLCDITFECLWLGIAAVRPGAFLGDIGAAIQKHAEKNGYSVVREFCGHGIGERFHEEPQVLHYGKAGSGVPLKTGMIFTIEPMINAGKAAIRELADGWTIVTKDHSLSAQWEHTLVVTETGYEVLTVSAGTRPKPDWIK; encoded by the coding sequence ATGGGCATTCAGATCAAGACGCCGGAAGCCATCGAGAAAATGCGCGTCGCCGGGCGCCTGGCCGCCGAGGTGCTCGATTACATCGAACCCTTCGTCAAGGCCGGCATCACCACCGACGAACTCGACCGTCTGTGCCACAACTACATGGTGGACGTGCAGGGCTGCGTTCCGGCGCCCCTCAATTACGCCCCCGCCGGCTACAAGCCCTACCCCAAGTCCATCTGCACCTCGGTCAATCACCAGGTCTGCCACGGCGTCCCGGGGGACAAGGCCCTCAAGAACGGCGACATCGTCAATCTCGACATCACCACCATCAAGGACGGCTATCACGGCGATACCAGCCGCATGTTCGTGGTGGGCGAGGGGTCCATCCAGGCCCGCCGCCTGTGCGACATCACCTTCGAATGCCTCTGGCTGGGCATTGCCGCCGTGCGCCCCGGGGCCTTTCTGGGCGACATCGGCGCCGCCATCCAGAAGCATGCCGAGAAGAACGGCTACTCGGTGGTGCGGGAATTCTGCGGCCACGGCATAGGCGAACGCTTTCACGAGGAACCCCAGGTCCTGCACTACGGCAAGGCGGGAAGCGGCGTCCCGTTGAAGACCGGCATGATTTTCACCATCGAACCCATGATCAACGCCGGCAAGGCGGCGATCCGGGAACTGGCCGACGGCTGGACCATCGTCACCAAGGACCACAGCCTGTCGGCCCAATGGGAACACACCCTGGTGGTTACCGAAACGGGCTACGAAGTCCTGACGGTCTCCGCCGGAACCCGGCCCAAGCCAGACTGGATCAAATGA
- a CDS encoding [protein-PII] uridylyltransferase — MKLPDVAALRAQVKADQEALRGEYADHGDARRLLVSRCARVDDVLTRLWKELRFPASLSLAAVGGYGRGELYPSSDVDLLILLPAEPDAALQARLEALVGCFWDIGLEIGHSVRTIEDCLSEAQKEITVQTALLEARLLAGNTRLFTRFERALREDLDPLHFFQAKRLEQQERYLRFAETPYSLEPNCKESPGGLRDLQVIFWISQASGYGAAWSDLERCGFLTREEMQHAERCEDYLRHLRIRLHLHLGRREDRLLFDYQNALAAQFGFEATEARRASEQLMQEYYRNAKAITGLNTILLQNIGAALYPHRDMPPEILDDHFQAVGDLLDVRSESLFEQKPSAIFDAFLLMQEFSDLKGMTARTLRALWRARERITPEFRADPANRALFLRLFQSPRGLVHEFRRLNQLDILGAYLPAWGRIVGQMQHDLFHVYTVDQHILQVMRNLRRFTMAEFAHEYPLCSRVISDFDRHWLLYVAAIFHDIAKGRGGDHSELGMADAREFCAAHALDPDDSELVVWLVKNHLVMSQVAQKEDLTDPDVISAFAARVGDSRHLAALYLLTHADIRGTSPKVWNNWKGKLLADLYYQTLHRLDQDHAPAPHGIIADRQAEAMRLLRYFALSGTVHERLWSQLDTVYFLRHSAEEIAWHTRSLHYRIHNDQPVVRAKPNSEGDGLQVMVYTRDQPDLFVRLVGFFARNAYNIVDAKVHTTRHGYALDSFVVLDVAERDNDREMVAFIEHELAERLIHQPPPDTPTSGRLSRQVKHFPIEPEVSIRSDEKGAYYVLNLVAADRPGLLYTVATTLAEFGANLHTAKIATLGERVEDVFLLSGGDLVSSGSRIQLETELMERLKV; from the coding sequence ATGAAGCTGCCCGATGTGGCCGCCCTGCGCGCCCAGGTCAAGGCGGATCAGGAAGCCCTGCGGGGCGAATACGCCGACCACGGCGATGCGCGGCGCCTGCTGGTTTCCCGCTGCGCCCGGGTGGACGACGTGCTCACCCGCCTGTGGAAGGAACTGCGCTTCCCGGCCAGCCTTTCCCTCGCTGCCGTTGGAGGTTACGGACGGGGAGAACTGTACCCCTCCTCCGACGTCGATCTGCTCATCCTCCTGCCCGCCGAACCGGATGCCGCCCTGCAGGCCCGGCTGGAAGCCCTGGTCGGCTGCTTCTGGGACATCGGGCTGGAAATCGGCCACAGCGTCCGCACCATCGAAGACTGCCTGTCCGAGGCGCAAAAGGAGATCACGGTCCAGACCGCCCTCCTCGAAGCCCGGCTCCTGGCCGGCAATACCCGCCTGTTCACACGTTTCGAGCGTGCCCTGCGCGAAGACCTCGATCCGCTGCACTTCTTCCAGGCCAAACGCCTGGAGCAGCAGGAACGCTACCTGCGCTTCGCCGAGACCCCCTACAGCCTGGAACCCAATTGCAAGGAATCTCCCGGCGGGCTGCGGGACCTCCAGGTGATTTTCTGGATTTCCCAGGCCAGCGGCTATGGCGCTGCCTGGTCGGACCTGGAACGCTGTGGCTTCCTGACCCGGGAAGAAATGCAGCACGCCGAACGCTGCGAGGACTACCTGCGCCATCTGCGCATCCGTCTCCACCTGCACCTGGGGCGGCGGGAGGACCGGCTGCTCTTCGACTACCAGAACGCCCTGGCGGCCCAGTTCGGCTTCGAGGCCACCGAAGCCCGGCGTGCCTCCGAACAGCTCATGCAGGAGTATTACCGCAACGCCAAGGCCATCACCGGCCTCAATACCATCCTGCTGCAGAACATCGGCGCCGCCCTCTATCCCCATCGCGACATGCCGCCGGAGATCCTGGACGACCACTTCCAGGCCGTGGGCGATCTCCTGGACGTACGCAGCGAATCGCTTTTCGAGCAAAAGCCCTCCGCCATCTTCGACGCCTTCCTGCTCATGCAGGAATTCTCCGACCTCAAGGGCATGACGGCCCGCACCCTGCGCGCCCTGTGGCGAGCCCGGGAACGCATCACGCCGGAATTCCGCGCCGATCCGGCCAACCGCGCCCTCTTCCTGCGCCTCTTCCAGAGCCCGCGGGGCCTGGTGCATGAATTCCGTCGCCTCAACCAGTTGGACATCCTGGGCGCCTACCTCCCGGCCTGGGGCCGCATCGTGGGCCAGATGCAGCACGACCTTTTCCACGTCTATACCGTGGACCAGCACATCCTCCAGGTCATGCGCAACCTGCGCCGCTTCACCATGGCGGAATTCGCCCACGAATATCCGCTCTGCTCGCGGGTCATCAGCGACTTCGACCGCCACTGGCTGCTCTACGTCGCCGCCATCTTCCACGACATCGCCAAGGGCCGCGGCGGCGACCATTCCGAACTGGGCATGGCGGACGCCCGGGAATTCTGCGCAGCCCACGCCCTGGACCCGGACGACAGCGAACTGGTCGTCTGGCTGGTAAAAAACCATCTCGTCATGTCCCAGGTGGCCCAAAAGGAAGACCTCACCGACCCGGACGTGATCTCCGCCTTCGCCGCCCGGGTCGGCGACTCCCGCCATCTGGCCGCCCTCTATCTCCTCACCCACGCCGACATCCGGGGCACCAGCCCCAAGGTCTGGAACAACTGGAAGGGCAAGTTGCTCGCCGACCTCTACTACCAGACCCTGCACCGCCTGGATCAGGACCACGCCCCGGCCCCCCACGGCATCATCGCCGACCGCCAGGCCGAGGCCATGCGCCTCTTGCGCTACTTTGCCCTGTCAGGAACGGTCCACGAGCGCCTGTGGAGCCAGCTCGACACCGTCTATTTTCTGCGTCACTCGGCGGAGGAAATCGCCTGGCACACCCGTTCGCTGCATTACCGCATCCACAACGACCAGCCGGTGGTGCGCGCCAAACCCAATTCGGAAGGCGACGGCCTGCAAGTCATGGTCTACACCCGCGACCAGCCTGACCTCTTCGTCCGCCTGGTCGGCTTCTTCGCCCGCAACGCCTACAACATCGTCGACGCCAAGGTGCACACCACCCGCCACGGCTACGCCCTGGACAGTTTCGTGGTCCTCGACGTGGCCGAGCGGGACAACGACCGCGAAATGGTCGCCTTCATCGAACACGAACTTGCCGAGCGCCTCATCCACCAGCCCCCCCCCGACACGCCCACCAGCGGGCGCCTGTCACGCCAGGTGAAACATTTCCCCATCGAACCGGAAGTCTCGATCCGCTCCGATGAAAAAGGCGCCTATTACGTCCTCAACCTGGTGGCGGCCGACCGCCCCGGCCTGCTCTACACCGTGGCGACCACCCTGGCCGAATTCGGCGCCAACCTGCACACCGCCAAGATCGCCACCCTGGGGGAGCGGGTCGAGGACGTCTTCCTGCTCAGCGGCGGCGATCTGGTGAGCAGCGGCAGCCGCATCCAGCTGGAAACCGAACTCATGGAACGCCTCAAAGTCTGA